In Camelus ferus isolate YT-003-E chromosome 21, BCGSAC_Cfer_1.0, whole genome shotgun sequence, the DNA window TGGTCGCATACCGCAGTTTGAAGACCATTGATCTAGACACTGATGTTGCCAGGGAACCCAGACCTTCCTGACAGCTTCTTCAGTGCACATTTGACctccttgtttctcaggctgtagaTGATGGGGTTTAACATGGGGGTCATAACACAGAAGAGCACAGAGACTAGAATGTCCACATCCAGGGAGTAGCCCTCTCTGGGTCTATCATAGTTGAAGTTGGCCGTTCCATAAAAGACCACCACCACAGTGAGGTGGGATGCACAGGCAGAGAAGGCCTTGCTCCTGCCCTGAGCAGAGGGAATCCTAAGGATGGCAGAGATGATGAGTATGTAGGACACTGCTGGTAAACAGGCAGGGGCTCAGGCCGATGGTGGCACTGGCCACATGGAGCACAGACTCATTGAGAGAGGTGTCTGAGCAGGAGAGCTTCAGAAGCATTGGGATGTCACAGAGAAAGTAGCTGATCTTGTTGGTCCCACACAGAGTGAGTGTGGCTGCCAGCACTGTGTGTGTCACAGAATTCACCAGCCCACATAGCCAAGATCCAATTACCAAAAAAACATAGACTTTCACACTCAGGAGGACAGGATATTGAAGAGGGTGGCAAATGGCAAGATAGCGATCGTAAGCCATAGCAGCCAATGAGACACCTTCAGTGCCAGCACAGGTCACAAGGAAAAAGATCTGGGAAAGGCAGCCCTCATAGGAGATGGTCTTCTTCTCCCGGAAGAAGTTTCCCAGCATGACTGGACTGGTGGTGGACGCGTAGCAGATGTCCAGGAAACTCAGGTTGCTGAGGAAGTGATACGTTGGAGTGTGGAGAGCAGAGCTGATCTTGGTGGCTGTTATTATGAGCATGTTCCCGAGGAGTGTTGTCAGGTAGGTGACCAGGAAGATCAGGAAGAATAAGCCCTGTAGGTTGGGGTGGTTGGAAAATCCCAAGAAGACGAATTCAGTGACGTCTGTTTGATTGTTCACTTCAAGTGGCATCACAGCTACAaaacaatgaggaaaaagaagccaTAATGAGAATGTACAAAGAGCACCCCACGTCGGCATGTCTCAGGGAGACCGTAACTTCTCACAGCAGATCTGGCCAGCTCAGGCCCAGGAACCTCCCACATAGTTTTGTGTGGCTGGTGGTACATGGAAATACATGGAGATTTGGTCCAAACCTACAACAAGCAGCTGACCCCTATGTTACAGTAAGCTCATTTCTCACTGGCTTTGCGAAGTCTCCCTCCTAACATTGTACTTCACtgcattaaattcttttttgcaaacattttattttttaagtaatacattttcactgtgaaaaattaagaaaaatgcagaaagataCAAAGAGGAATAGAACCATCCACAGAATTAATGCTACCTTTCCGTGTATttcattttagattctttttctatACACGAATCTTAATTTCTATAGGCTTAAAATATTGAGAGCACAAATTCCTAAAAgtgcattatatattatattacacaaaataaatttaatatctcTTTGAACATTTAGATTGCTCCCATtcattttgctattataaacccTAGAATGAAAAATTTCATATACAGATATCTGTGAACATCTCTCAtttattcagaataaaattttgttggtctacttttgaataaattaatcttttttctcaATAGGAACATTTATCTTTTAGGATTTATAGGGTATAAAGAAACTTAAGCAATCAtatattcttaggtattttttctcattaaggtAATCTTTAGTAGTCCAAAATTTAACCTCAGTCAAATATTACATGTTTTCTGGTAAGAGAATTAATATAagtattaattttctattaaagTATCTGTTCTAATCTCTGAACCATTGTTACAAActtcaatttccattttattttcaatctggGAGGCAAGATGATATGGCAGAACGAGTGAGCTCTTGAGTCAGACAGATGTGAATTATAACCTTATATCTGCTGCTTACTAGATGTAGACAGTGGATAAATTAACTGATCTCTGttccttagtttccttattttattcttatagcAGTAGTGCCTATCTCATGGCTGTTGGGAAAAGTAACATGAGATAATATGtcatgtgcctggcacatgtgTGCTCAATACCCTTTAGCACTACTTCTATCCCTACTTTACTAATagttttaatcatgaatggaggttgaattttgtaaaatgatttttctgcctCTGTTGAGATTTAGTatgttaatatggtaaatt includes these proteins:
- the LOC102524454 gene encoding LOW QUALITY PROTEIN: olfactory receptor 5V1 (The sequence of the model RefSeq protein was modified relative to this genomic sequence to represent the inferred CDS: deleted 1 base in 1 codon), which encodes MPLEVNNQTDVTEFVFLGFSNHPNLQGLFFLIFLVTYLTTLLGNMLIITATKISSALHTPTYHFLSNLSFLDICYASTTSPVMLGNFFREKKTISYEGCLSQIFFLVTCAGTEGVSLAAMAYDRYLAICHPLQYPVLLSVKVYVFLVIGSWLCGLVNSVTHTVLAATLTLCGTNKISYFLCDIPMLLKLSCSDTSLNESVLHVASATIGLSPCLFTAVSYILIISAILRIPSAQGRSKAFSACASHLTVVVVFYGTANFNYDRPREGYSLDVDILVSVLFCVMTPMLNPIIYSLRNKEVKCALKKLSGRSGFPGNISV